A genomic stretch from Oreochromis aureus strain Israel breed Guangdong linkage group 17, ZZ_aureus, whole genome shotgun sequence includes:
- the LOC116334351 gene encoding coagulation factor XIII B chain-like isoform X1 has protein sequence MHVLTKSCILLLWMHTLTFVKSQDNPGACTLEDFKKYHLYDGNFDISGMQASYPGGRQVRVGCNVGYSGFFKLICVEGKWQHRGTNCQPRSCGHPGDAQFADFQLRKGDDFVFGSEVVYTCHKGFQMVSRTNFRRCMAEGWDGVIPVCEAQQCPSINVPDTVNVMGDAEEATYGNVVQFSCKSSNYILKGAREIYCDENGDWKGLEAGNPKCEVVKCEPPRIENGFVLGDIKEYNEREILNYECNPQYKRVQELPSRCTKNGDRAEWTPTPECEEVKCELTLPPLRGTTYEPAYRNRFSPGETIRVTCGERYWIVGTRTLSVETTCKKDGEWTVRPVCQEVACSRPHDGLLSPRESWRWDSKKLGDTVRYTCRSGYKRKDGVTQATCTRDGWEPNPLCQEIKCRRQHFNNADITGKIQAEYRYNDRVQYNCRRGYKGSFTLTCREDGWHGSNVCTAITGCPTTSFDRRLKVLPHGDKLYFTCEDGYKLLTKGWWGEATCVDGVWSGVESCIEEQKCGEVPVIPNGEGILGSTEGQGQGQSQEIISIVCNEGYSAKIDEIPCLDGQWNLNGSLDAICEPNQGNCSPPPKVENAVIATLYQKQYPSGSEVTYQCRDKYTREGEAMIKCTAGEWEELNIQCILYCDQLMDETLDFTAEKEKYMTGETIEYQCKNRAGITGTATCQHGNWAKTTECEEKCRVPETPAGLTITTDVTDNQIRKGQYLTFACEDSNHIIKGNATLECLENGRWSNPLPTCEAAKDCRRPPPPLSNGRAKPGTRYPYRHNDKVEYVCDTDYGMEGGPFITCVDGDWVGEMRCRPAQGCGKPPPLSDGDTKSSTKYQYQHNERVEYKCQEYYVMEGGPFKTCKDGNWTGEIRCLRPCTVNRDDMNRHNIQFKHVRDDKLYSEHNDVIGFECKRGYRHDGAVGMRQKCEHGVIHLPTCQ, from the exons ATGCATGTATTAACCAAAAGCTGTATCCTACTTTTGTGGATGCATACACTGACCTTTGTGAAAAGCCAAG ATAATCCAGGAGCGTGTACCCttgaagattttaaaaagtaccATCTCTACGATGGCAATTTTGACATAAGTGGTATGCAGGCCAGTTACCCTGGTGGGAGACAAGTGAGAGTGGGCTGCAATGTGGGCTACAGTGGCTTTTTCAAGCTGATCTGTGTAGAGGGAAAATGGcaacacagaggcactaatTGTCAAC CGAGATCATGTGGTCATCCTGGCGATGCCCAGTTTGCTGATTTTCAACTTAGAAAGGGGGACGATTTTGTCTTTGGCTCAGAAGTTGTATACACCTGCCACAAAGG ATTTCAAATGGTCAGTCGGACAAACTTCCGACGTTGTATGGCAGAAGGCTGGGATGGTGTTATTCCCGTCTGTGAAG CTCAGCAGTGTCCGTCAATTAATGTTCCCGATACTGTGAATGTGATGGGAGATGCAGAAGAAGCTACCTACGGCAATGTAGTTCAATTTAGCTGCAAGTCCAGCAATTACATTCTGAAAGGGGCAAGAGAAATTTATTGTGATGAAAATGGAGACTGGAAAGGTTTGGAGGCCGGCAATCCAAAATGCGAAG TTGTAAAATGTGAACCACCGAGAATTGAAAATGGTTTTGTACTTGGAGATATCAAAGAGTACAATGAACGTGAAATCTTAAACTATGAATGCAATCCTCAATATAAACGTGTTCAAGAATTACCTTCAAGGTGCACAAAAAACGGAGACAGAGCAGAGTGGACCCCCACACCTGAATGTGAAG AAGTAAAATGTGAGCTGACACTGCCACCACTCCGAGGAACCACATATGAACCTGCTTATAGAAATAGGTTTTCACCTGGTGAAACAATAAGAGTTACATGTGGGGAGAGATACTGGATTGTGGGAACTCGCACACTCTCAGTGGAGACTACTTGCAAAAAGGATGGAGAGTGGACTGTCAGACCAGTTTGTCAAG agGTTGCATGCAGCCGTCCACATGATGGACTTTTGTCCCCCAGGGAATCTTGGCGTTGGGACTCAAAGAAATTGGGTGATACTGTCAGGTACACATGTAGATCAGGATACAAGAGGAAAGATGGCGTCACTCAGGCCACATGCACCAGAGATGGATGGGAACCGAATCCACTTTGTCAAG aGATAAAATGCAGGAGGCAACATTTTAATAATGCAGATATTACTGGAAAAATTCAGGCTGAATACAGGTACAATGATCGTGTCCAGTATAACTGCAGGAGAGGTTATAAAGGAAGTTTCACTCTAACCTGTAGAGAAGATGGCTGGCATGGGTCTAATGTATGTACAG CTATAACAGGATGTCCAACAACGAGCTTTGACCGCAGACTTAAAGTATTGCCACACGGTGACAAACTTTACTTCACATGTGAGGATGGTTACAAACTTCTCACCAAAGGCTGGTGGGGTGAAGCCACATGTGTGGACGGCGTTTGGTCTGGAGTTGAAAGCTGTATTG AGGAACAAAAATGTGGAGAAGTTCCTGTGATTCCTAATGGGGAAGGGATACTAGGGAGTACTGAAGGACAAGGACAAGGACAATCCCAAGAAATTATATCGATTGTTTGCAATGAAGGATACTCTGCTAAGATTGACGAAATACCTTGTCTTGATGGACAATGGAATTTAAATGGATCACTTGATGCAATCTGTGAAC CTAATCAGGGTAACTGCAGCCCTCCACCCAAAGTTGAAAATGCTGTTATTGCTACTCTTTATCAGAAGCAATACCCATCTGGCTCTGAAGTAACTTATCAGTGTCGTGATAAGTACACAAGAGAAGGAGAAGCCATGATTAAATGCACAGCTGGGGAATGGGAGGAGCTCAATATTCAGTGTATAC TCTACTGTGACCAGCTTATGGATGAGACTCTGGACTTCacagcagagaaagagaaatacATGACTGGAGAGACCATCGAATATCAGTGTAAGAATAGAGCAGGAATTACTGGCACTGCAACGTGCCAACATGGCAACTGGGCTAAAACAACAGAATGTGAAG agaaatgtagaGTCCCTGAAACACCAGCAGGTTTAACAATCACCACAGATGTAACAGACAATCAAATAAGAAAAGGACAATATCTAACATTTGCTTGTGAAGACAGTAATCACATCATCAAAGGGAATGCAACACTTGAGTGTTTGGAAAATGGACGGTGGAGCAATCCTCTTCCCACATGTGAAG CTGCCAAGGATTGTAGGAGGCCACCACCACCTCTTTCAAATGGACGGGCCAAACCAGGGACTAGATACCCGTACAGACACAATGACAAGGTCGAATATGTGTGTGACACAGACTACGGCATGGAGGGTGGGCCGTTCATAACCTGTGTCGATGGTGATTGGGTTGGAGAGATGAGATGCCGCC CTGCCCAGGGTTGTGGGAAGCCACCACCTCTTTCAGATGGAGACACCAAATCAAGTACTAAATACCAGTACCAACATAATGAAAGGGTTGAATATAAATGTCAGGAATACTACGTCATGGAGGGGGGACCATTCAAAACTTGTAAAGACGGTAATTGGACTGGAGAGATCAGATGCCTCC GACCCTGCACTGTGAATAGAGATGACATGAACAGACATAATATTCAGTTCAAACATGTAAGAGATGATAAACTGTATTCTGAACACAATGATGTAATCGGGTTTGAGTGTAAAAGAGGATACAGACATGATGGGGCAGTGGGAATGCGTCAGAAGTGTGAACATGGTGTGATACATTTACCGACTTGCCAGTAA
- the LOC116334351 gene encoding complement factor H-related protein 5-like isoform X2, with product MHVLTKSCILLLWMHTLTFVKSQDNPGACTLEDFKKYHLYDGNFDISGMQASYPGGRQVRVGCNVGYSGFFKLICVEGKWQHRGTNCQPRSCGHPGDAQFADFQLRKGDDFVFGSEVVYTCHKGFQMVSRTNFRRCMAEGWDGVIPVCEAQQCPSINVPDTVNVMGDAEEATYGNVVQFSCKSSNYILKGAREIYCDENGDWKGLEAGNPKCEVVKCEPPRIENGFVLGDIKEYNEREILNYECNPQYKRVQELPSRCTKNGDRAEWTPTPECEEVKCELTLPPLRGTTYEPAYRNRFSPGETIRVTCGERYWIVGTRTLSVETTCKKDGEWTVRPVCQEVACSRPHDGLLSPRESWRWDSKKLGDTVRYTCRSGYKRKDGVTQATCTRDGWEPNPLCQAITGCPTTSFDRRLKVLPHGDKLYFTCEDGYKLLTKGWWGEATCVDGVWSGVESCIEEQKCGEVPVIPNGEGILGSTEGQGQGQSQEIISIVCNEGYSAKIDEIPCLDGQWNLNGSLDAICEPNQGNCSPPPKVENAVIATLYQKQYPSGSEVTYQCRDKYTREGEAMIKCTAGEWEELNIQCILYCDQLMDETLDFTAEKEKYMTGETIEYQCKNRAGITGTATCQHGNWAKTTECEEKCRVPETPAGLTITTDVTDNQIRKGQYLTFACEDSNHIIKGNATLECLENGRWSNPLPTCEAAKDCRRPPPPLSNGRAKPGTRYPYRHNDKVEYVCDTDYGMEGGPFITCVDGDWVGEMRCRPAQGCGKPPPLSDGDTKSSTKYQYQHNERVEYKCQEYYVMEGGPFKTCKDGNWTGEIRCLRPCTVNRDDMNRHNIQFKHVRDDKLYSEHNDVIGFECKRGYRHDGAVGMRQKCEHGVIHLPTCQ from the exons ATGCATGTATTAACCAAAAGCTGTATCCTACTTTTGTGGATGCATACACTGACCTTTGTGAAAAGCCAAG ATAATCCAGGAGCGTGTACCCttgaagattttaaaaagtaccATCTCTACGATGGCAATTTTGACATAAGTGGTATGCAGGCCAGTTACCCTGGTGGGAGACAAGTGAGAGTGGGCTGCAATGTGGGCTACAGTGGCTTTTTCAAGCTGATCTGTGTAGAGGGAAAATGGcaacacagaggcactaatTGTCAAC CGAGATCATGTGGTCATCCTGGCGATGCCCAGTTTGCTGATTTTCAACTTAGAAAGGGGGACGATTTTGTCTTTGGCTCAGAAGTTGTATACACCTGCCACAAAGG ATTTCAAATGGTCAGTCGGACAAACTTCCGACGTTGTATGGCAGAAGGCTGGGATGGTGTTATTCCCGTCTGTGAAG CTCAGCAGTGTCCGTCAATTAATGTTCCCGATACTGTGAATGTGATGGGAGATGCAGAAGAAGCTACCTACGGCAATGTAGTTCAATTTAGCTGCAAGTCCAGCAATTACATTCTGAAAGGGGCAAGAGAAATTTATTGTGATGAAAATGGAGACTGGAAAGGTTTGGAGGCCGGCAATCCAAAATGCGAAG TTGTAAAATGTGAACCACCGAGAATTGAAAATGGTTTTGTACTTGGAGATATCAAAGAGTACAATGAACGTGAAATCTTAAACTATGAATGCAATCCTCAATATAAACGTGTTCAAGAATTACCTTCAAGGTGCACAAAAAACGGAGACAGAGCAGAGTGGACCCCCACACCTGAATGTGAAG AAGTAAAATGTGAGCTGACACTGCCACCACTCCGAGGAACCACATATGAACCTGCTTATAGAAATAGGTTTTCACCTGGTGAAACAATAAGAGTTACATGTGGGGAGAGATACTGGATTGTGGGAACTCGCACACTCTCAGTGGAGACTACTTGCAAAAAGGATGGAGAGTGGACTGTCAGACCAGTTTGTCAAG agGTTGCATGCAGCCGTCCACATGATGGACTTTTGTCCCCCAGGGAATCTTGGCGTTGGGACTCAAAGAAATTGGGTGATACTGTCAGGTACACATGTAGATCAGGATACAAGAGGAAAGATGGCGTCACTCAGGCCACATGCACCAGAGATGGATGGGAACCGAATCCACTTTGTCAAG CTATAACAGGATGTCCAACAACGAGCTTTGACCGCAGACTTAAAGTATTGCCACACGGTGACAAACTTTACTTCACATGTGAGGATGGTTACAAACTTCTCACCAAAGGCTGGTGGGGTGAAGCCACATGTGTGGACGGCGTTTGGTCTGGAGTTGAAAGCTGTATTG AGGAACAAAAATGTGGAGAAGTTCCTGTGATTCCTAATGGGGAAGGGATACTAGGGAGTACTGAAGGACAAGGACAAGGACAATCCCAAGAAATTATATCGATTGTTTGCAATGAAGGATACTCTGCTAAGATTGACGAAATACCTTGTCTTGATGGACAATGGAATTTAAATGGATCACTTGATGCAATCTGTGAAC CTAATCAGGGTAACTGCAGCCCTCCACCCAAAGTTGAAAATGCTGTTATTGCTACTCTTTATCAGAAGCAATACCCATCTGGCTCTGAAGTAACTTATCAGTGTCGTGATAAGTACACAAGAGAAGGAGAAGCCATGATTAAATGCACAGCTGGGGAATGGGAGGAGCTCAATATTCAGTGTATAC TCTACTGTGACCAGCTTATGGATGAGACTCTGGACTTCacagcagagaaagagaaatacATGACTGGAGAGACCATCGAATATCAGTGTAAGAATAGAGCAGGAATTACTGGCACTGCAACGTGCCAACATGGCAACTGGGCTAAAACAACAGAATGTGAAG agaaatgtagaGTCCCTGAAACACCAGCAGGTTTAACAATCACCACAGATGTAACAGACAATCAAATAAGAAAAGGACAATATCTAACATTTGCTTGTGAAGACAGTAATCACATCATCAAAGGGAATGCAACACTTGAGTGTTTGGAAAATGGACGGTGGAGCAATCCTCTTCCCACATGTGAAG CTGCCAAGGATTGTAGGAGGCCACCACCACCTCTTTCAAATGGACGGGCCAAACCAGGGACTAGATACCCGTACAGACACAATGACAAGGTCGAATATGTGTGTGACACAGACTACGGCATGGAGGGTGGGCCGTTCATAACCTGTGTCGATGGTGATTGGGTTGGAGAGATGAGATGCCGCC CTGCCCAGGGTTGTGGGAAGCCACCACCTCTTTCAGATGGAGACACCAAATCAAGTACTAAATACCAGTACCAACATAATGAAAGGGTTGAATATAAATGTCAGGAATACTACGTCATGGAGGGGGGACCATTCAAAACTTGTAAAGACGGTAATTGGACTGGAGAGATCAGATGCCTCC GACCCTGCACTGTGAATAGAGATGACATGAACAGACATAATATTCAGTTCAAACATGTAAGAGATGATAAACTGTATTCTGAACACAATGATGTAATCGGGTTTGAGTGTAAAAGAGGATACAGACATGATGGGGCAGTGGGAATGCGTCAGAAGTGTGAACATGGTGTGATACATTTACCGACTTGCCAGTAA